The Lactuca sativa cultivar Salinas chromosome 2, Lsat_Salinas_v11, whole genome shotgun sequence genome includes a window with the following:
- the LOC111888691 gene encoding thymidylate kinase isoform X1 translates to MHACHFTLSKFLNFGAVITVQRSLNLGFSVKCCSQKVHMESNGEIKARGALIVLEGLDRSGKTSQSARLLSYLNNLGYPVESWRFPDRDTAVGKMISSYLTNQSQLDDHTIHLLFSANRWEKRSLMEAKLKSGISLIVDRYSYSGVAFSSAKGLDIEWCKAPEVGLLAPDLVMYLNIPPKKAAERGGYGGERYEQLEFQKNVAKYYEMLTDPSWKIIDACLPLEDVEKQMKEIVLDCVVCCKKGKPLSHLWLS, encoded by the exons ATGCATGCTTGCCATTTCACCTTGTCTAAGTTTTT AAATTTTGGAGCTGTAATTACTGTACAACGATCATTAAACCTCGGGTTTTCAGTCAAGTGTTGTTCCCAAAAGGTTCACATGGAAAGTAATGGAGAAATTAAAGCAAGAGGCGCTCTTATTGTTCTAGAAGGTTTGGATCGAAGTGGGAAGACCTCACAGTCTGCAAGGCTACTTTCATACTTGAATAATCTTGGGTATCCGGTAGAATCATGGCGCTTTCCAGATAGAGATACTGCTGTGGGGAAAATGATTTCTTCTTATCTTACCAATCAATCTCAGTTGGATGATCACACAATTCATCTACTCTTCAGTGCAAATCGTTGGGAGAAAAG ATCATTAATGGAGGCTAAGCTTAAAAGTGGGATTTCCCTGATTGTTGACCGGTATTCTTATTCAGGTGTGGCTTTCTCATCTGCTAAAGGTCTTGATATCGAATGGTGTAAG GCTCCTGAGGTGGGACTGTTGGCACCTGATCTGGTCATGTACCTCAACATACCTCCAaaa AAAGCTGCTGAAAGAGGAGGTTATGGAGGCGAGAGATATGAGCAGCTGGAGTTTCAGAAGAATGTTGCCAAGTATTATGAGATGCTTACTGATCCATCATGGAAG ATAATTGATGCATGCCTCCCTTTGGAAGATGTTGAGAAACAGATGAAGGAGATTGTTTTGGATTGTGTAGTCTGTTGCAAAAAAGGGAAACCACTTTCTCACCTCTGGTTGTCGTAG
- the LOC111888691 gene encoding thymidylate kinase isoform X2 — translation MESNGEIKARGALIVLEGLDRSGKTSQSARLLSYLNNLGYPVESWRFPDRDTAVGKMISSYLTNQSQLDDHTIHLLFSANRWEKRSLMEAKLKSGISLIVDRYSYSGVAFSSAKGLDIEWCKAPEVGLLAPDLVMYLNIPPKKAAERGGYGGERYEQLEFQKNVAKYYEMLTDPSWKIIDACLPLEDVEKQMKEIVLDCVVCCKKGKPLSHLWLS, via the exons ATGGAAAGTAATGGAGAAATTAAAGCAAGAGGCGCTCTTATTGTTCTAGAAGGTTTGGATCGAAGTGGGAAGACCTCACAGTCTGCAAGGCTACTTTCATACTTGAATAATCTTGGGTATCCGGTAGAATCATGGCGCTTTCCAGATAGAGATACTGCTGTGGGGAAAATGATTTCTTCTTATCTTACCAATCAATCTCAGTTGGATGATCACACAATTCATCTACTCTTCAGTGCAAATCGTTGGGAGAAAAG ATCATTAATGGAGGCTAAGCTTAAAAGTGGGATTTCCCTGATTGTTGACCGGTATTCTTATTCAGGTGTGGCTTTCTCATCTGCTAAAGGTCTTGATATCGAATGGTGTAAG GCTCCTGAGGTGGGACTGTTGGCACCTGATCTGGTCATGTACCTCAACATACCTCCAaaa AAAGCTGCTGAAAGAGGAGGTTATGGAGGCGAGAGATATGAGCAGCTGGAGTTTCAGAAGAATGTTGCCAAGTATTATGAGATGCTTACTGATCCATCATGGAAG ATAATTGATGCATGCCTCCCTTTGGAAGATGTTGAGAAACAGATGAAGGAGATTGTTTTGGATTGTGTAGTCTGTTGCAAAAAAGGGAAACCACTTTCTCACCTCTGGTTGTCGTAG